TTGCTTCTTGGCGAAGGCAGAAATTTCTGCGTCTTCGACTGGCAGCACGCGATCCATGACCTCGACAACAGTGGTTTCGGAACCCATCGTATTGTAGAAGCTGGCGAATTCGATACCGATCGCGCCAGACCCGATGACCAACAGTTTCTTTGGCATGCGGACCGGCTGCAGTGCGTGCTTGTAGGTCCAGACCAGATCGCCGTCTGCTTCAAGGCCCGGAAGTTCACGCGCCCTTGCACCAGTAGCAAGCACGATGTTCTTCGCGGTCAGTTCCTCGGTGCCCTTTTCGGTCTTGACGCTAACCTTGCCCTTGGCGGGGATTGTCGCCTCCCCCATGATCGTCGTGACTTTGTTCTTTTTCATCAGGTGGCCAATGCCGCCAGATAGCTGACCTGCAACATTGCGCGAACGTTTGACCACAGCGTCCAAATCAAAGCTGGCTTTGTCGACGGACAGGCCGAATTCCTTCGCACGATGCATAAGGTGGAATACTTCCGACGAACGCAGCAGGGCCTTTGTTGGAATACATCCCCAGTTCAGGCAGATGCCGCCCATGTGCTCGCGCTCGACGATTGCGACATTCATCCCCAGCTGTGCACCGCGGATAGCAGCGACATATCCACCGGGGCCGGCTCCGATCACGATAAGATCAAAGTTCTTCGCAGCCATGAGTTTCTCCTCTCCGAAACAGTTTGTTTAGCGTTAAACTAATTCTCAGCGAACCACTAGTGACCTGGCGTCATGCCCGCTATGGGCTCTGCGCAAAGCATACAATCAGGCTGCTTCCGCCTGCACTTTGCGCAAAATAGCACCATAGCCGCCGTTGGACATGAAGTCCTGTTCGGCTTGGGTAGACACGCGGTGCAGCGCTGCGTTGCGATAGGGAAACCGACCGAAGCGGCGAATAATCTCGCGGTGAGCTTTGGCATGATCGATATTATTCTCGCCTGTTTCCGGCATGCGAGAATGGATCAGACGCACTGCACGATCCTGATCCGTCAGGTTTTCCGAGTGCATCAATGGCAAGTAGAAAAACTGCCGCGCAGGTTCGTCGATCCGCATGTCCCAATCATTGTTAATCGCCAGTTTCGCTGCTGCGCGGGCCAGACCATCGGTCGAAAATGCCTGCGCATCATTGCGAAACATGTTTCGCGTCAATTGGTCCGTCAGAATAATATATGCCAATGTTTCGGACGCGCAGGTCAGCCAAAGACCAAGATGCCCGTCAGCCGCGCGTTCCCATGTGGTGAGGAACTTGTCTCGCACTTCTGCGTCAAGCGTTTCTCCTCCGGCATACCAGCCTTTCGGGCCGATCTCGTCCAGCCAGAAATTCAAAACATCCTGAGGAGTTTTCACAACACCGTCCTCCACGAAACCACCGTCACTACTGAAACAGGCAAGTGGCTGTATGACAAGGAAATTTACTTCGCATCGCTGTCTACTTCCTCGGTGTCGATATAAACTTCCTGCGCTATCTCCGCGATTAGCGGCGTTGTCGTTGCCGCGACTGGTGAATATGGAACCGTCTCGAATTCCAGATTGCTGCGCGTGCGGCGGGTCATTCGGTAGGCTGCGTAAGCAGCAATCGCCAATAGCAGTATGGATGAAAAGAGCCAGAAGCCTTCGGCACCAAAGGTGTCCATAACCCAACCAACGATCAGTGGCCCAGCGATTGCGCCAACGCCATTGATGAACAGCAGTCCGCCAGAGGCAGCAGCCATATCATCCTTTTCGAGATAGTCATTAGCATAGGCAATCAGGAGCGCATAAAGCGGGTTCGATGTACCCCCAACCAGCGCGGCACCGATCAGGATGATTGTAAAGTTGCCGGGTATCAGAAAGGCAAGCATCGCCCCTATCCCGCCAACTGTCGTCGTGATCAACACGAGAATGCGGCGGTCAATCCGGTCGGATATCCAGCCAATTGGATATTGCGCCACGAGGGCTGCGATATAGATCGTCGAAACGAAGACCGAGATCTGGTTCACTGTCAGACCGGCCTTGAGCCCATAGACTGCCGACATCCCAAATTGTGCAGCAAAGATCCCGCCCAGCAGAAACATCCCGACACACGCCAATGGAGACGCCTCAATCAGGCGTGGCAGTGAGAGCGGCTTTGTCTGCGAAAATGCCGGCACTGGTCGGACGGACAGAAGGATCGGTGCAAAGGCAAGCGAAACCAGCACTGAGGGTACAATGAAAAGTATGTACCCGCTGACATCGCCACGCGAAATGATATACTGCGCCGCGACAATTCCCGCCATCTGCACGATCATATAAATCGACAGCGCCTTGCCCCTGTTTTCATTGTCGGATGCATCGTTCAGCCAGCTTTCTGCTGTTACGTAAACACCGCAGAAACAAAAACCGATCATGACACGGCCCAGGACCCATGCCCAGGGTTCCACGAGGACTGGATAAAGGATCAAAACCGCGGAAATCGTGGACCCCAGTGCCGCAAATACCCGCACGTGACCAACCCGCTGGATCAGCAGGGGTGTCGCTTTGGAACTGAAGAGAAAGCCAAGGAAATAGGCCGACATCACGACCGAAAGCTCGAATGTGGTGAAACCCTCCTGCTCGCCCCTCAGGCCAAGCAGAGTGCCTTGCAGGCCATTGCCGATCATCAACATGAAGATGCCAAGGAACAACGCCCAAGATGCACTAAAAACTTTGATCACGGCGCGAATCCTTCGTGAGATGCCTCAACCACATGGATCATCAAAGTTGGCAGATCAATGACACAAGCGACATTGCATAGCTGAATTCGCACATAGCCCGTCTAAGGGGGCAAAAGCAGCGAGCTGTCCCCGTAGGAAAAGAAGCGATACCTGTGCGAAATTGCATGTTTGTAGATCGCCTTGATCCGGTCTGTGCCCATGAGCGCGGAAACAAGCATCATCAGCGTCGACTTTGGCAGGTGGAAATTCGTCATCAGCCCGTCCGTGATCTGGAACTGATAACCGGGCGTGATGAAAATATCGGTTGGTCCCTTCCACGGACCAACCTGCCCTTTCTTGGCAGCGCTTTCGATCAGTCGCAGTGCGGTGGTCCCGACAGGAATGATACGTCCGCCGGCGGCCTTGGTCGCGTTGATCTCTGCCGCTGCACTTTGCGACACATGTCCCCATTCAGCATGCATCTTGTGTTGGGTGATGTCGTCCACCTTCACCGGCAGGAATGTGCCTGCGCCGACGTGCAGTGTGACATGGGAAAAGGTGACACCTTTTTGTTTTAGAGCGGCTAGAAGGTCGGCATCAAAATGCAGCGAAGCTGTCGGTGCCGCCACAGCACCGGCGTGTTTGGCCCAAGCTGTCTGGTAATCAATCTTATCCGCTTCGTCGGCGGGCCGTTTGGCTGCGATATAGGGCGGAAGCGGCATGGCTCCTACATCCGCAAGTGCTGTATCGAAGTCATCGCCCGCCAGATTGAAGGCCAAGATGGCTTGCCCGTCTGAACGACTTGCGACAACCGCGCTGAGATCGTCGGAAAAGACAATCGTTTCGCCATCCTTGACCTTTTTTAACGGCTTGATCAACGCGCTCCAGTTCCCGTTGGTTTGCGGTTCAAGCAACGTCACCTCGATCCGTGCGGTTGTGTGACTTTCCGCAGACTCACGTGTACGATGCCCCGTTAAACGTGCGGGAATGACCTTTGTGTCATTCAGGATCAGCCGGTCACCCGGTGCCAGTTGGTCAACAATATCGCGTACGTGAAGATCATTGAATTCATCGCCATTCGCGACCAAAAGCCGAGCCGAGGTACGCGGACGTGCCGGGCGCGTTGCGATCAATTCTTCTGGCAGAACGAAATCAAAATCGGAAAGCTTCATTCAGTGACCTCGGGCGGGGCGCGACGGAAAATTTCGCGGAACATGCCCGGGGTTAACGCCGAAAGCGGGTTCACGCTGACAGCGGGATTATCAACAGTTCCGGCAATATTGAAGTTAAAACCGATCAGCCCCTCACCGCGTCGCGTCAGAATGGATCCGATCTGGTTGACGAGATAAAATGGCGAGACAACCCCTTGGAAATCCACAGATTTGCTTGACAGCGTGTAGATTCCGTCCAGCGAGATCCCAAGCCCCGGTCCGACAGCACTTGATTGCGTCAAAACAACCTGCCGCGGCGTGAGGCGAAAATTCGCATCCACTGCGTCAAAGGCCAAACCTTGCCCGTCAAGTTGTTGAAGCAATCCAACCACACTGATCGCATCCAGTAATGCTGCCATTGCAGGCGCGTCCTTCACCCGAAGGTTTCGAACCGCCAGCGTGCCGTCAAATGTGCCTTCGCCTGCAGCCGGCAACAGCGTCAGATCAAGCGTTCCACCGATAGCGTTGCGCATGAAACCTGCTGCCCGCACGACGCCGCCTGCGTCGTTGCTGACAAGCCGAACGGCCGACCGGCCATTGCGCGGGGCGACTGTGCCCTGCACAACGGCAGCGCCGTTAACCCGGCCCTGAAACTGGCCGGAGAACCCGCCTGATCCGTCAAAGTCACCGGCAAACGCTGTCAGCGCGATTCCATCGGTGATTTGCAGGCGATCCAGCGCGATGGACATCGGGCCACCGCCCTGCCCACCAGGTCCAAAGCGCGCGCGTCGCAGGTCAAGCACGCCTCCCGCAATTTCAACGGCAACAGGTCGGCCAGCGCCGCGCCCGCGCAGCGTGATCGGTGCGTTCAACCAGTTATCAAGCTGTACTTCACTGAACCGCGCCGCGTTCAATGTGCCGTTGTCATTGAAAGTGATGGCACCACTCGCGGAAAGACCGCCACCGCCAACGTCAAGCGTGTCGATTGACGGCACCGGACCAAGCCGGCCCGCCACACGTAATCGACCTTGTGCTGTGGGGGATTTGGACCAGCCAATTGGCGGCAACGCGAGTTGTATGCCTTGCAGATTTGACGTCAGCGAAAACGCTGGCGCGGCCCCCCGCGCGAGGTCAATCTCAAGTCGCCCACGTCCCGTTCCAGCAACCGAACCGGGTGGCAAACCGATATTGAACGCGTCAAGAAACTGCGGGGACAATTCGATATCCGCCTCCACACGGCTTTTCCCGTTCGCGGCCGGACCAATCGGTAACGTATAACTGCCGACAACTGGGACACCGTCAACGCTGACGGCCCCTTCAAAACGCAATTGTGTATTCGTGGCCCTCAGCAAGACCGTGCCACCTGTCAGCGTCCGGTTGGGGATAATACTGTCAGAACTGACCCGCCGCAGCGTTCCTGCAATGTCAAACTGGGTCTCACCCGGTTCTGGTCTTCGTCCCAGCGGGAACGTAATCGTGCCATTGATCAGTGCCCGCCCATCAGCAAGCGTCACCGCGCGGTTTGCCTTGCTCAGGAACTGGAAGGGCTCCTGATCAAGTATGGAAAGCGCGGCAGTGATCGCGCTGTCGCTTATTAAGTTCAGCGACATCTCGTTTTCCTTGCGTGTAACGTCCGCGATCACAAGCGTAGATCCCGCGATATCAAGCGCGCCGCCGGTGGAGGCAATCACCCTGCCCTTGTCCAGCGAAACCGCGAACCGGTTGTTCGCCAGACTGACATAACCCGCCCCGTCCGAAATCCTGGGCATCGTGCGCATGAATTGGATCGTTGCGTCTTCAAAACCAAATCCCGCAGCACTGCGCGTCGGGCTTCCGGGATATGACCGCAGTGAAAATGTCAGGTCGCGGTAATTCGCGGTCGTCAGGTTGTTCACAAACCACTCACGCGTTCTTGGAATTGTACCTTGCGGCCACAAGCGATGGAGCGTCTCATTGTCCAACCGGTCCCCACGAATATCGAGCGCGATGATCCAGCCTTCTGGCGTTGCGGCTGCATGCCCTTTTCCGATGGCCATAATCCGGGCGTCGTCAATGACCGCCTGACCGATTTCCAGAACAAAAGGATTGATCTGGAGCCTCAAGTCGACGGATGCCGTTTCGATCAGCAATGGTAATTCATAGATGCCGGGGGGATTGATCTGCAGATCCGTGAACTGGAACTGACCGAGAAAAGTTTCTGGTATTCCGTCCGTCAGATTCTGCGCAATCGCTTGCCCCTGCCCCGTGAAGGCCCCACGATCCGAGTGCAGGTCAAGCTGATCGAACGTGATCAAATTGCGCGCCGGATCAAACACCAATGCGATATCTGCTCCGTCAAAGGTGACAGGTGTGGCTCCTGCCTCTGGTCGAAACACGCCAGAGCCAATGTTCAGGGATGCCGTCAGCGGTAAGAGCTGTCCGCGATCATCCAGACCGGTGCTCAGTTCTGCAGTTAGTGATGCGTCCACACCGGACATCCAGCTGATCGCCGGTGACTGGGTCGCAAGATCACTCGCGGCGATATTGGCGACCCTTAACAAGAGATCAGCAGCCGTGCTGTTACGGGGGCTTTCGAAAACGATATCAATGCTTGCTGGCGTTTCGCTGGTGTTCAACGGCAGATCACCTGTGACGCGCGTTACGTCATTGCGCAGATCAAGTGCCAGCTGGCCCCCGTCGATTGTCCAAGTCTGCTTGGCGCGCGCATCCTCATAAATCAAACCAAGCTGGTTGATCCGTACTTGCTCCATCGCCTGCAAGGCGGGTCTGTCGAAGACGGCTTCGCTCTGCTCGATCAGAGTTGTCAGGTTCGGAGCATTTCCAAGCGCGTCGGCGTCGCGATCAAATGCAAGTGCGACGGTTCCGTCAGCCGCCCGCTTTAAAGAGACATCAACGCCTGTCAGGTCGATTTCCTGCATCAAGGCTGCACGTTCAAAGAATAGACCGCGCGGCGACATCAGCCCCGCAATCTCATCGATTTCTGCAAGGACAGCGCCCTCTGCATCACGCAAGGTCGTCGCCGTCAGTTTGACGCGCGGATGCAGGTCGCGCCCCACGTTGATTGTGATTTCTCCGAATTCAACGCTTCCCCCGGCGAGGATCAGCGCCGCGCGCTCTTGCACCCGGTTCTTGACCCAGGAAGGTGCAGTCACATCGTTGTCGATCAGCAGAATGGACAGCAGCAGCACGACGGCGAACGGGATCGTGGCGAGCAGCCAAATCGCACGCAAAGAATGGTGCACGGCTTTTCGACCGCGCCCTTTTTTTGGTGTCGGGAGGTCTTGAACCACCGCGTCGTTGCTGTCGGTCATCGTGTGTCTTGTTTCCTTCGCGCTCTTTATCTTTGCGCGTCGCACTCTAAAACGAAACGAGAAAATGATCGAACGCCAGCCACAAAGGACCATTCAGATGAGTGACGTTACAGTCGGCCAACCCGCACCCGCCGTAAGCTTGCCCCGTGATGGCGGCGACGTAGTCAGCCTTGCCGATTTTTCAGGAAAGCAGGTTGTGCTTTATTTCTACCCGAAGGACGACACCCCAGGGTGTACCAAAGAAGCAGTTGGCTTCACAGACAAGGTCGATGAATTTGCGGCTGCGGGGGCAGTCATCCTTGGGGTTTCCAAGGATTCCGTCGTCAAGCATGAAAAGTTTCGCAAAAAGCACGATCTGAACATTGCACTTTTGTCAGATGAAGACGGGGATGTTTGCGAACGTTACGGTGTGTGGGTCAAAAAGAACATGTACGGCAAGACATACATGGGCATCGAGCGGGCAACCTTCTTGATTGGTGCAGATGGCAACATCAAGGAAATCTGGCGCAAGGTAAAGGTACCGGGGCATGTCGACGCCGTGCTTGCGGCGGTAAAGGGGTGAGGATAGTCGATCCATCTATCTGCCCTGTTTTCAACGGAACTAACTGATGAGACCGCTCGCAGAGATGGCAGTCGCAGTGCTGCAAACAGCAGATCCATGGGAAAAGACGCAGAAGTCGCGTGCGTATGCAGCCGAATGGCAAGCGGCGCGGCAAGCTGGACAGACCCCATCGATCGGCCGATGCGCACCGCCTTTGCGACCCGCCCGCCCAGACGCACCTGCGTTGCTTGACCCGCGTGATGTGCCGCGCCGCAAACCCGGCACACCGGAGGGACGATGTGCGATCCTCCATGCCGTGGCGCATATCGAACTGAACGCGGTCGATCTTCATTGGGATATCATCGCGCGCTTTACCGAAACGCCGATGCCCATTGGTTTCTATGATGACTGGGTTAAGGCCGCTGACGAAGAATCCAAGCATTTCAACCTGATGTCCGAGTGCCTTGAAGTCCAAGGCAGCCACTATGGAGCGCTTCCGGCTCATGCTGGAATGTGGCGGGCAGCAGAAGATACGGCGACAGACTTCATGGGCCGACTAGCAGTCGTTCCAATGGTTTTGGAAGCGCGCGGGCTCGACGTGACACCGGGTATGATCAAGATTTTCCAGAACGCGAAAAACACACAGGCCGTCGACGCGTTGAATGTGATTTACGCCGAAGAAGTTCACCACGTTGCCTATGGATCGAAGTGGTTTCATTTTCTTTGCGGGCGGCACAATCTTGACCCGACAGGCGTGTTTCACCAACTGGTCCGGACCTATTTTCACAGCGAACTTCGGCCACCGTTCAACGAGGAAAAACGCGCTGAAGCGGGGATTCCTCCCGATTTTTATTGGCCCTTAGCGCAAGAGACCGGTGCAATACGGTAAAAACCGGCAACATCCCGCCCAACTCACTCGATTCCCGTGCTTCTTCCCGCAAAAGCGTTGCAGCACAGTCGCAGTCTGGCTAACACCGACCGGAGTGGCGAAAACGGGGGTGGGACCCTGCCACGAAACGGGACGGGACAAGGGACAGAACAGTGCGATCGCGACTAACACAACGTATTCACGCAAAGCTTGAAAAACATCTTCCGGAGAAGCGGTTATTTCTGCGCTCTGATACTGAAACACGGTTCATTCGCCTTAAATCAGAAACGCAACTTGTCGCTTGGATCGGCAGCATTGCCGTTGTGGCTTGGACGATCATCGCAACCGCCATTCTTTTGATGGACAGCATCGGTGCCGGCAACTTCCGCGCACAGGCTCAACGCGACCAAATGATCTATGAACAGCGCTTGAATGCCCTTTCAGCCGAGCGCGATGCCCGCGCCGCTGAGGCTGTCGCTGCACAAGAACGGTTCAGCTCTGCCTTGGCACAGATTTCAATCATGCAAAGCGAGCTTTTGAACACGGAAGACCAGCGCCGCGAACTGGAAACAGGCCTTGACGTCGTGCAGGAAACATTGCGCGACGTGATGCATGAACGCGAAGCGGCAGAAGACCAGATCGCCGCACTTAGCGCGACTGATGGCGGTCAAACAGCCGAAGCGATCAGCGAAGAAGCCGGTGGCACCGTCGATCTGCTTGCAAGCGCGCTGGCGCAAACGGCTGCAGAACGCGACCAGATCGCGGAAGATGCCCGCTTTGCATTGGATCACGCAGCCGAAACCGAGCTGGAACTGCGGTTGCTGCAAGAAAAGAACGACGAGATATTCCGTCAGCTCGAAGAAGCCATGCTTGTGTCTGTCGAACCTCTGGACAAGATGTTCCGCAATGCGGGCCTGAACCCCGAAAGTCTGCTATCAGCTGTTCGCCGCGGTTATTCCGGCAGTGGTGGACCGCTTGCGCCAATTGCGTTCTCGACCAAAGGCGGCGGGCCTGATCCGGATGCTGGTCGTGCCAATGCGATTCTCGACCGTATGGACCGGATCAACCTCTACCGCATCGCGGCAGAGCGGGCACCTTTCGATATTCCTGTGAAAGCGAACTTCCGCTTCACTTCTGGTTTTGGCCAGCGGTGGGGACGACTTCATGCCGGCACCGATTTCGCGGGGCCAATTGGCACGCCGATCTATGCAACAGCAGACGGTGTAGTGACATCTGCTGGCTGGTCGTCAGGATATGGTAGACTGATCAAAATTCAGCACGAGTTCGGCATCGAGACCCGTTATGCGCACCTGAATTCGATGCGTGTTTCAGTCGGTCAAAGGGTCTCGCGCGGGCAACGAATTGGTGATATGGGCAATTCTGGACGGTCGACCGGACCACATCTGCACTATGAGGTGCGCGTGGGCGGAACGCCTGTAAATCCGATGACTTATATAAGAGCTGGACAAGATGTTTTCTAAATCCAAAATCAACGAGCCCGGCCCTGCGGCCGATGCATCCAAGACCGACGCATCAAAGACTGCGACACCGGCGGCGACCTCTGACTACAAGCCGAGCGCATCGCCAAAGACAAAGCCGCCAGCATCTACGCTGTCTGCCGATCTGCTCATTACAGGAAACCTCAAGACAACTGGTGACATCCAGATCGAAGGTCAGGTTGAAGGCGACATTCGCGCGCATTTGCTGACCGTTGGCGAAGGTGCCACCGTTAAGGGTGAGGTCGTGGCAGATGACGTCGTCGTCAATGGCCGCGTCGTCGGTCGCGTCCGTGGCCTGAAGGTGCGTCTGACCTCGACCGCCCGTGTCGAAGGGGACATCATCCACAAGACGATCGCAATCGAGTCGGGCGCACATTTCGAAGGGTCCGTGCAACGTCAGGATGATCCGCTGGCAACAGGTGCTCCGGCCAAGAAAATGCCGACAGAAGCACCGAAGACCTAAACTTTGGCTTCTGGTTCAAGATAAAAGCGTCCCAACGGGGCGCTTTTTTTATGCCAACGCGCGACGGTAAAGATGCCAGGTTGCATGGCCAAAGATCGGCAGGACGATCATCAGCCCGAGAAACATTGGCAAGAGTGCTGCGATGCTGAGCAACGCAATTATGCCAGCCCACAGCAGCATTGGCACGAGGTTCTGTTTGACAACGGCAAGACTGGTCAACATGGCGGTGACGAAA
The sequence above is drawn from the Cognatiyoonia koreensis genome and encodes:
- a CDS encoding M23 family metallopeptidase, giving the protein MRSRLTQRIHAKLEKHLPEKRLFLRSDTETRFIRLKSETQLVAWIGSIAVVAWTIIATAILLMDSIGAGNFRAQAQRDQMIYEQRLNALSAERDARAAEAVAAQERFSSALAQISIMQSELLNTEDQRRELETGLDVVQETLRDVMHEREAAEDQIAALSATDGGQTAEAISEEAGGTVDLLASALAQTAAERDQIAEDARFALDHAAETELELRLLQEKNDEIFRQLEEAMLVSVEPLDKMFRNAGLNPESLLSAVRRGYSGSGGPLAPIAFSTKGGGPDPDAGRANAILDRMDRINLYRIAAERAPFDIPVKANFRFTSGFGQRWGRLHAGTDFAGPIGTPIYATADGVVTSAGWSSGYGRLIKIQHEFGIETRYAHLNSMRVSVGQRVSRGQRIGDMGNSGRSTGPHLHYEVRVGGTPVNPMTYIRAGQDVF
- the bcp gene encoding thioredoxin-dependent thiol peroxidase is translated as MSDVTVGQPAPAVSLPRDGGDVVSLADFSGKQVVLYFYPKDDTPGCTKEAVGFTDKVDEFAAAGAVILGVSKDSVVKHEKFRKKHDLNIALLSDEDGDVCERYGVWVKKNMYGKTYMGIERATFLIGADGNIKEIWRKVKVPGHVDAVLAAVKG
- the queA gene encoding tRNA preQ1(34) S-adenosylmethionine ribosyltransferase-isomerase QueA, producing the protein MKLSDFDFVLPEELIATRPARPRTSARLLVANGDEFNDLHVRDIVDQLAPGDRLILNDTKVIPARLTGHRTRESAESHTTARIEVTLLEPQTNGNWSALIKPLKKVKDGETIVFSDDLSAVVASRSDGQAILAFNLAGDDFDTALADVGAMPLPPYIAAKRPADEADKIDYQTAWAKHAGAVAAPTASLHFDADLLAALKQKGVTFSHVTLHVGAGTFLPVKVDDITQHKMHAEWGHVSQSAAAEINATKAAGGRIIPVGTTALRLIESAAKKGQVGPWKGPTDIFITPGYQFQITDGLMTNFHLPKSTLMMLVSALMGTDRIKAIYKHAISHRYRFFSYGDSSLLLPP
- a CDS encoding DUF924 family protein, translated to MKTPQDVLNFWLDEIGPKGWYAGGETLDAEVRDKFLTTWERAADGHLGLWLTCASETLAYIILTDQLTRNMFRNDAQAFSTDGLARAAAKLAINNDWDMRIDEPARQFFYLPLMHSENLTDQDRAVRLIHSRMPETGENNIDHAKAHREIIRRFGRFPYRNAALHRVSTQAEQDFMSNGGYGAILRKVQAEAA
- a CDS encoding DUF3971 domain-containing protein produces the protein MTDSNDAVVQDLPTPKKGRGRKAVHHSLRAIWLLATIPFAVVLLLSILLIDNDVTAPSWVKNRVQERAALILAGGSVEFGEITINVGRDLHPRVKLTATTLRDAEGAVLAEIDEIAGLMSPRGLFFERAALMQEIDLTGVDVSLKRAADGTVALAFDRDADALGNAPNLTTLIEQSEAVFDRPALQAMEQVRINQLGLIYEDARAKQTWTIDGGQLALDLRNDVTRVTGDLPLNTSETPASIDIVFESPRNSTAADLLLRVANIAASDLATQSPAISWMSGVDASLTAELSTGLDDRGQLLPLTASLNIGSGVFRPEAGATPVTFDGADIALVFDPARNLITFDQLDLHSDRGAFTGQGQAIAQNLTDGIPETFLGQFQFTDLQINPPGIYELPLLIETASVDLRLQINPFVLEIGQAVIDDARIMAIGKGHAAATPEGWIIALDIRGDRLDNETLHRLWPQGTIPRTREWFVNNLTTANYRDLTFSLRSYPGSPTRSAAGFGFEDATIQFMRTMPRISDGAGYVSLANNRFAVSLDKGRVIASTGGALDIAGSTLVIADVTRKENEMSLNLISDSAITAALSILDQEPFQFLSKANRAVTLADGRALINGTITFPLGRRPEPGETQFDIAGTLRRVSSDSIIPNRTLTGGTVLLRATNTQLRFEGAVSVDGVPVVGSYTLPIGPAANGKSRVEADIELSPQFLDAFNIGLPPGSVAGTGRGRLEIDLARGAAPAFSLTSNLQGIQLALPPIGWSKSPTAQGRLRVAGRLGPVPSIDTLDVGGGGLSASGAITFNDNGTLNAARFSEVQLDNWLNAPITLRGRGAGRPVAVEIAGGVLDLRRARFGPGGQGGGPMSIALDRLQITDGIALTAFAGDFDGSGGFSGQFQGRVNGAAVVQGTVAPRNGRSAVRLVSNDAGGVVRAAGFMRNAIGGTLDLTLLPAAGEGTFDGTLAVRNLRVKDAPAMAALLDAISVVGLLQQLDGQGLAFDAVDANFRLTPRQVVLTQSSAVGPGLGISLDGIYTLSSKSVDFQGVVSPFYLVNQIGSILTRRGEGLIGFNFNIAGTVDNPAVSVNPLSALTPGMFREIFRRAPPEVTE
- a CDS encoding ferritin-like domain-containing protein, coding for MRPLAEMAVAVLQTADPWEKTQKSRAYAAEWQAARQAGQTPSIGRCAPPLRPARPDAPALLDPRDVPRRKPGTPEGRCAILHAVAHIELNAVDLHWDIIARFTETPMPIGFYDDWVKAADEESKHFNLMSECLEVQGSHYGALPAHAGMWRAAEDTATDFMGRLAVVPMVLEARGLDVTPGMIKIFQNAKNTQAVDALNVIYAEEVHHVAYGSKWFHFLCGRHNLDPTGVFHQLVRTYFHSELRPPFNEEKRAEAGIPPDFYWPLAQETGAIR
- a CDS encoding bactofilin family protein, yielding MFSKSKINEPGPAADASKTDASKTATPAATSDYKPSASPKTKPPASTLSADLLITGNLKTTGDIQIEGQVEGDIRAHLLTVGEGATVKGEVVADDVVVNGRVVGRVRGLKVRLTSTARVEGDIIHKTIAIESGAHFEGSVQRQDDPLATGAPAKKMPTEAPKT
- a CDS encoding MFS transporter, which gives rise to MIKVFSASWALFLGIFMLMIGNGLQGTLLGLRGEQEGFTTFELSVVMSAYFLGFLFSSKATPLLIQRVGHVRVFAALGSTISAVLILYPVLVEPWAWVLGRVMIGFCFCGVYVTAESWLNDASDNENRGKALSIYMIVQMAGIVAAQYIISRGDVSGYILFIVPSVLVSLAFAPILLSVRPVPAFSQTKPLSLPRLIEASPLACVGMFLLGGIFAAQFGMSAVYGLKAGLTVNQISVFVSTIYIAALVAQYPIGWISDRIDRRILVLITTTVGGIGAMLAFLIPGNFTIILIGAALVGGTSNPLYALLIAYANDYLEKDDMAAASGGLLFINGVGAIAGPLIVGWVMDTFGAEGFWLFSSILLLAIAAYAAYRMTRRTRSNLEFETVPYSPVAATTTPLIAEIAQEVYIDTEEVDSDAK